ATACGTACAGGACTTTCCTCGTTTGGTTACATCATCTGCGAGTAGTAACTCGATGGGATCGTTGCAGGCCCTACGCAGATGCCGGGGAACAAGAttcaaagaggaaataaagcgGTACCTCAGCTGTATCGGTGCTATTTCTTCCACAACTGGGACGAATTGCATTCCACTATCTTTGCTAGATGAAGTTGATTACAgcggtgcgtgtgtggaacttgtttcttctgttccGGGATGCCATCGCAACTCGGACGCCTATCGTTTCGGAATGGGCAGACTGCAGGAGGTCCTACGCGCCATGCAAATAAGCTCGCCGTCTGGTGAAAATTCTCCCACACTTGTATGGCAGTTTAGCTCCCAAGGGACGCTAACTAGCAATTTCCTAAGGTCTTTGGAGCGGGTTATGACTATCAGCACCGATAATACACCACTTCCAGATACGAAATCTCCAACGGTCCGGATCATTTATCCAACAGAAGCTGAAGTGAAGGGTTCGTTTGAGGGGTGGCATGGGGGACTATCGCTACCTGTTAGGCTGCGTTGCTGCCATCCCTACGTTAATGAAAGGCTGTATCGTTGGGGTCAGCGTCCGTACGCTGAGGGTGCTGACCGAGGGAGAAATAGGGCGATGCCCCATATAAAAACTTACATGCGCTTGACAGAAAATGGTGACGGACTGAAGTGGTTCATGCTAACGAGTGCTAATCTGTCGCGGGCCGCTTGGGGGGAATGGCAAAAAGGCGGAACCCAGATCTTGATACGGTCCTATGAACTTGGGGTAGTGTATGGTACCGATTCGTTTATTAACCCTGCGGATGGCGGACTATTCAGCGCGACACCTTCAAAACCGATACCGGTTCCGTCATCCATTGGTGGCGACGGTCTAGTGAGAGTGAAGATAAAAACTCTACCATCTGAATCAGATCGGGACGAACCAACACTCTTCTTGCCTTACAATCCCCTTAATCCTCAACCTTACGTAAGCACACTTCAGATGCAGCAAAGAGAGCGTAGACACACCGGCCATAGCTGTGTTTCCCAACTCAGCAGCCTTGATGTGCCCTGGCTAGTCGATCTACCTCATCGTGGGAAGGACTGCTTGGGTAAGGAATTTCGTGATGTGTTGGAAGGTAGCAACCGCCGCGGGGAAGAGCCTGACCCGTTGAGGCCTGGAGGGTGTTGTGTTGGTGCGTTGGGGGAGAAACGAACCAACAGGGATGCGTGAGATTGCATCGTGTTTTTTCTAAGTTATATTTAATTTTTAGAATTTCAGTtaatattttgtttcatgACTTTACGTGTTTGGGCACCAAATTCTCTCTTTACAGTGACCTCTTCCTTTACTGTCTTCTTGTTGCTCATTGCAACAAGGCGCACTTCCGTTCCTGCCGCAACGTGAAAG
This is a stretch of genomic DNA from Trypanosoma brucei gambiense DAL972 chromosome 2, complete sequence. It encodes these proteins:
- a CDS encoding tyrosyl-DNA Phosphodiesterase (Tdp1), putative, yielding MEETKLCPFWVSRVSGLATESPSALTLSDLLHCNIEDPSEVWTHVVLANYLIDLEWVFDMATCLQLSSCHVMIVSGEEGLAERYAASPLAGLLGKERVEIIKPKLPLPFGVHHGKLILCVNSKGVRISVLTANFIESDWGKKTQGIYVQDFPRLVTSSASSNSMGSLQALRRCRGTRFKEEIKRYLSCIGAISSTTGTNCIPLSLLDEVDYSGACVELVSSVPGCHRNSDAYRFGMGRLQEVLRAMQISSPSGENSPTLVWQFSSQGTLTSNFLRSLERVMTISTDNTPLPDTKSPTVRIIYPTEAEVKGSFEGWHGGLSLPVRLRCCHPYVNERLYRWGQRPYAEGADRGRNRAMPHIKTYMRLTENGDGLKWFMLTSANLSRAAWGEWQKGGTQILIRSYELGVVYGTDSFINPADGGLFSATPSKPIPVPSSIGGDGLVRVKIKTLPSESDRDEPTLFLPYNPLNPQPYVSTLQMQQRERRHTGHSCVSQLSSLDVPWLVDLPHRGKDCLGKEFRDVLEGSNRRGEEPDPLRPGGCCVGALGEKRTNRDA